A genomic stretch from Setaria viridis chromosome 1, Setaria_viridis_v4.0, whole genome shotgun sequence includes:
- the LOC117863153 gene encoding protein NRT1/ PTR FAMILY 6.4: protein MVSAGGHGGGCSDGDDGQAVDFRGNPVDKSRTGRWLGAGLILGTELAERVCVMGISMNLVTYLVGELHLSNSKSANVVTNFMGTLNLLALVGGFLADAKLGRYLTIAISATVAATGVSMLTVDTTVPNMRPPACADARGPRGHECVPATGGQLAMLYAALYTIAAGAGGLKANVSGFGSDQFDGRDPREERAMVFFFNRFYFCVSLGSLFAVTVLVYVQDNVGRPWGYGVSAVAMVLAVAVFVAGTPKYRYRRPQGSPLTVIGRVLATAWRKRRLPLPADAAELHGFHAAKVAHTDRLRCLDKAAIVEVDLSEKRAPAPAASTVTEVEEVKMVVKLLPIWSTCILFWTVYSQMTTFSVEQATRMDRRLRPGAAASSGGFEVPAGSFSVFLFISILLFTSLNERVLVPLAARATGRPQGLTSLQRVGTGLVLSVAAMVVSALVEKKRRDASVGDGHVAISAFWLVPQFFLVGAGEAFAYVGQLEFFIREAPERMKSMSTGLFLVTLSMGFFLSSFLVFAVDAATRGTWIRNNLDRGKLDRFYWMLAVLGIANFAVFLVFARRHQYKPSAVPAAVAPAAGGGADSAGRAVSGEKEMDDFVAVKEAVEGMDV from the exons ATG GTTTCTGCTGGAGGCCATGGCGGTGGGTGCAGCGATGGCGACGACGGGCAGGCCGTGGACTTCCGCGGCAACCCGGTGGACAAGTCCCGGACGGGCAGGTGGCTCGGCGCCGGGCTCATCCTGGGCACGGAGCTGGCGGAGCGCGTGTGCGTGATGGGCATCTCCATGAACCTGGTGACGTACCTCGTCGGCGAGCTCCACCTGTCCAACTCCAAGTCCGCCAACGTCGTCACCAACTTCATGGGCACCCTCAACCTCCTCgccctcgtcggcggcttccTCGCCGACGCCAAGCTCGGCCGCTACCTCACCATCGCCAtctccgccaccgtcgccgccaccggcgtcaGCATGCTGACAGTGGACACGACGGTGCCGAACATGCGTCCGCCGGCGTGCGCGGACGCGCGGGGCCCGCGGGGGCACGAGTGCGtgccggcgacgggcgggcagctggcgatgctgtacgcggcgCTGTACACGATCGCGGCAGGGGCGGGGGGCCTCAAGGCGAACGTGTCCGGGTTCGGGTCGGACCAGTTCGACGGACGGGACCCGCGGGAGGAGCGCGCCATGGTCTTCTTCTTCAACCGCTTCTACTTCTGCGTCAGCCTGGGGTCGCTCTTCGCGGTCACCGTGCTGGTGTACGTGCAGGACAACGTGGGCCGGCCCTGGGGCTACGGCGtctccgccgtcgccatggtgctcgccgtcgccgtcttcgTCGCAGGCACGCCCAAGTACCGCTACCGCCGGCCGCAGGGGAGCCCGCTCACGGTGATCGGGAGGGTGCTCGCCACCGCCTGGAGGAAGCGACGCCTGCCGctccccgccgacgccgccgagctCCACGGATTCCACGCCGCCAAGGTCGCCCACACGGACAGGCTCAG GTGCCTTGACAAGGCGGCGATCGTGGAGGTGGACCTGTCGGAGaagcgggcgccggcgccggcggcgtcgacggtgacggaggtggaggaggtcaaGATGGTGGTGAAGCTGCTGCCCATCTGGTCCACGTGCATTCTCTTCTGGACGGTCTACTCCCAGATGACCACCTTCTCCGTCGAGCAGGCCACGCGCAtggaccgccgcctccgcccgggcgccgccgcgtcgtcgggCGGGTTCGAAGTTCCGGCGGGCTCCTTTTCCGTGTTCCTCTTCATCTCCATCCTGCTCTTTACCTCCCTCAACGAGCGCGTCCTggtgccgctcgccgcccgcgccacggGCCGCCCGCAGGGGCTCACCTCGCTGCAGCGGGTCGGGACCGGGCTCGTCCtctccgtcgccgccatggTCGTCTCCGCGCTCGTCGAGAAGAAGCGCCGCGACGCgtccgtcggggacgggcacgTCGCCATCAGCGCCTTCTGGCTCGTGCCGCAGTTcttcctcgtcggcgccggcgaggcgttCGCGTACGTCGGGCAGCTGGAGTTTTTCATCCGGGAGGCGCCCGAGCGTATGAAGTCCATGAGCACGGGGCTCTTCCTCGTCACGCTCTCCATGGGCTTCTTCCTCAGCAGCTTCCTCGTCttcgccgtcgacgccgccacGCGGGGCACGTGGATCCGGAACAACCTCGACCGCGGGAAGCTGGACCGCTTCTACTGGATGCTCGCCGTGCTCGGCATCGCCAACTTCGCCGTCTTCCTCGTCTTCGCCAGGAGGCACCAGTACAAGCCCAGTGCCGtgccggcggccgtggcgcccgccgccggcggcggggccgacaGCGCGGGCCGCGCCGTGTCCGGGGAGAAGGAGATGGACGACTTCGTCGCGGTCAAGGAGGCCGTGGAAGGGATGGACGTGTAG
- the LOC117846491 gene encoding potassium channel KAT4 → MGQVESSAASYGWWRCLLVVPVLYSAWASPFELAVERAATLPLLVVDLVADAFFAVDIAASILAACRRLRGTTGIFVDDRKKAAVRHLRPWTFAMDAASTVPFQAIYHLAAGRGAAAWSSPCRFLSLLRLWRLRRVSELFARLEKDVRLNYFWTRLVRLAGVTLLAVHATACAHLWMASHYRGPTWLGRGFESRSVWAGYVRAAYWSVATLTTVGYGDLHPANPGEMAFAVLLVLFNLGLAAYVVGNMTNLVAAASAPALALRDTLLGVSAFGAKNRLPEALTEQIAEIVQLNFDTTEQLLQLELLSEMPRAVRSEIAQHLFRDTVEGAYLFRGVSEGLVVDLVSDMTTAQFFPPKADIVQQGENPTDCYIIVSGSVDVLAAATDGTETVVSKAGPRGMAGEIGVVLNTQQPFTVRCRRLTQVVRVSQSHLLRALRPHAANADRLFCNFVQHLESPVWQVARKEAPFLREASAQLRAGAAAAAATSSRRSEMMNGARLEEADRRTSRRREPIKRVVIHPKSANKTGKLVRLHGSMQELMRVAEAKFGKAVTTVLTVDGAKVEDVDVLRDGDHLFLC, encoded by the coding sequence ATGGGCCAAGTTGAGTCGTCGGCCGCTAGCTACGGCTGGTGGCGGTGCCTCCTCGTCGTGCCGGTGCTCTATTCGGCGTGGGCGTCGCCGTTCGAGCTGGCCGTGGAGAGGGCCGCCACCCTACCACTCCTCGTCGTCGATCTGGTAGCCGACGCGTTCTTTGCCGTCGACATCGCCGCTTCCATCCTCGCTGCGTGCCGACGCCTCCGCGGCACCACCGGCATCTTCGTCGACGACCGCAAGAAGGCCGCCGTCAGGCACCTGCGCCCGTGGACGTTCGCGATGGACGCGGCCTCCACGGTCCCGTTCCAGGCCATTTACCAcctggcggccggccggggcgccgCCGCATGGTCGTCGCCGTGCCGGTTCCTGAGCCTCCTCCGGCTGTGGCGTCTGCGGCGCGTCAGCGAGCTCTTCGCGAGGCTGGAGAAGGACGTCCGTCTAAACTACTTCTGGACCAGGCTCGTCAGGCTCGCCGGCGTGACGCTCCTCGCCGTGCACGCCACCGCGTGCGCCCACCTGTGGATGGCATCCCACTACCGCGGACCCACGTGGCTCGGCCGGGGCTTCGAGTCCCGCAGCGTCTGGGCCGGGTACGTCCGCGCCGCCTACTGGTCCGTCGCCACGCTCACCACCGTCGGCTACGGCGACCTGCACCCGGCCAACCCCGGCGAGATGGCGTTCGCCGTCCTCCTCGTGCTCTTCAACCTCGGCCTCGCCGCGTATGTCGTCGGCAACATGAccaacctcgtcgccgccgcctccgcgcccgcccTCGCGCTGCGGGACACGCTGCTCGGGGTCTCCGCGTTCGGGGCCAAGAACCGGCTGCCGGAGGCGCTGACGGAGCAGATCGCGGAAATCGTGCAGCTCAACTTCGACACCACGGAGCAGCTGCTCCAGCTGGAGCTCCTGTCCGAGATGCCTAGGGCGGTGCGGTCGGAGATCGCGCAGCACCTGTTCCGGGACACCGTCGAGGGCGCCTACCTGTTCCGTGGCGTCTCCGAGGGCCTCGTCGTCGACCTCGTCTCCGACATGACGACGGCGCAGTTCTTCCCTCCCAAGGCCGACATCGTCCAGCAGGGCGAGAACCCCACGGACTGCTACATCATCGTGTCCGGCTCCGTAGACGTGCTGGCGGCCGCCACCGACGGCACGGAGACGGTCGTGTCGAAGGCGGGGCCGCGCGGCATGGCGGGGGAGATCGGCGTAGTGCTCAACACCCAGCAGCCGTTCACCGTCCGGTGCCGGAGGCTGACTCAGGTCGTGCGCGTCAGCCAGAGCCACCTTCTCCGGGCACTCCGGCCGCACGCCGCCAACGCTGACAGGCTGTTCTGCAACttcgttcagcaccttgaatcTCCCGTGTGGCAAGTTGCGAGGAAGGAAGCGCCATTCCTCAGGGAGGCCTCAGCTCAGCTTCGGgcgggtgccgccgccgccgccgcgacgtcgaGCCGGAGGAGCGAGATGATGAACGGTGCGCGGCTGGAAGAGGCTGATCGGAGAACGTCGCGGCGGAGAGAGCCCATCAAGCGAGTGGTTATCCATCCGAAGTCTGCAAATAAGACAGGGAAGCTCGTACGCCTTCATGGTTCGATGCAAGAGCTGATGAGGGTTGCGGAGGCGAAGTTCGGGAAGGCGGTGACGACGGTGCTCACCGTCGACGGCGCCAAAGTTGAGGACGTCGACGTGCTAAGAGATGGAGATCACTTGTTCTTATGCTAG
- the LOC140221660 gene encoding uncharacterized protein — translation HEPAKRRSGNKPRGTPITKTMKVDRQTIRSYMITKLIPAIQACWPREARHETIWIQQDNAPSYLPVDDAEFAAAVAPTSLDIRLLNQPANSPDMNCLDLGFFASLQSLTDRTTARNMDELIQNVEKEYQNYNPVILNRVFLTLQGCMIEVMKDNGGNRYKIPHMNKQRLEALAMLPRALSCDRQLVERAFELLTN, via the coding sequence CATGAACCAGCAAAAAGGAGAAGCGGCAACAAACCGAGGGGCACACCTATCACAAAGACCATGAAGGTTGATAGACAAACAATCAGATCTTATATGATCACAAAACTTATACCAGCTATACAAGCTTGTTGGCCTAGAGAAGCAAGGCATGAGACAATATGGATACAACAGGATAATGCTCCTTCTTATTTACCAGTAGATGATGCAGAATTTGCTGCAGCAGTAGCCCCAACAAGTCTTGATATACGCCTACTTAACCAGCCTGCTAATTCGCCTGATATGAACTGCCTTGACCTTGGTTTCTTTGCTTCTCTTCAATCATTAACGGATAGAACGACAGCTAGAAACATGGATGAGCTCATCCAGAATGTTGAGAAGGAATACCAAAACTACAACCCTGTCATTCTGAATAGGGTATTTCTCACACTACAAGGATGCATGATTGAAGTTATGAAAGATAATGGAGGCAATAGGTACAAGATCCCTCACATGAATAAACAAAGGCTAGAGGCACTAGCCATGCTCCCTAGAGCTCTAAGTTGTGATAGGCAGTTAGTTGAAAGGGCTTTTGAGTTGTTGACCAATTAG
- the LOC117859003 gene encoding uncharacterized protein — protein MCKCFIIYLLTMSTLSVGDDNTALQEEQDTLDDVIHDFGVYTDDVDIIFDEEELSDSDDEDDQQTIQEQPSNIIRNLTQTQRQDIYQDLLRLSTNGTLHRKSTTLIAAKYNVHVRTIQRVWQRAKNCLAQGLPVDVNSLRPKKCGRKKIQVDLTRVVDIPLNRRGTIRSLANALNVNKSSLHRLFKEGLLRRHSNSLRPYLKEENKLARLRWVLSMLDPTTLPNNPKFIEMKNIIHSDEKWFNGTQKTKTMYMHPDEEDLHRTVQNKNNIRKVMFYSAVAQPRFDDEGRCYFDGKIGIWAFVR, from the coding sequence ATGTGTAAATGTTTCATAATCTATTTACTCACAATGAGCACACTATCTGTAGGAGATGACAACACTGCCTTACAAGAAGAACAAGATACCTTGGATGATGTCATACATGACTTCGGCGTGTACACAGATGATGTCGACATTATATTTGATGAAGAGGAGTTGTCCGACTCGGATGACGAAGATGATCAGCAAACTATACAAGAACAACCATCAAATATAATTAGGAATTTGACACAAACACAAAGGCAAGACATATATCAAGATTTGCTTCGGTTAAGCACTAATGGCACATTACATAGAAAGAGCACAACACTTATTGCTGCAAAGTACAATGTTCATGTGCGTACAATACAACGGGTATGGCAGAGAGCAAAAAATTGCTTAGCACAAGGCCTGCCAGTAGATGTCAACTCTTTGAGACCTAAGAAATGTGGTCGTAAAAAAATTCAAGTAGACCTCACAAGGGTTGTTGATATTCCCTTAAACAGAAGGGGTACCATAAGGTCGCTAGCAAATGCTCTTAATGTCAATAAAAGCTCTCTACATAGGTTGTTCAAAGAAGGCTTGCTACGACGACACTCCAACTCACTAAGACCTTATTTGAAGGAAGAAAATAAATTGGCAAGGCTACGATGGGTTCTCTCTATGCTAGATCCAACTACTCTGCCAAACAATCCAAAGTTCATTGAAATGAAAAATATTATTCACTCAGATGAGAAGTGGTTCAATGGGACACAGAAGACTAAGACTATGTACATGCATCCAGATGAAGAAGACCTACATAGGACAGTGCAAAACAAGAATAACATTCGTAAAGTCATGTTTTATTCTGCTGTTGCACAGCCTAggtttgatgatgaagggagATGCTATTTTGATGGGAAGATAGGCATATGGGCTTTTGTGCGATAG
- the LOC117859014 gene encoding uncharacterized protein — MATGAGSAGCRRPPPPAGSSSGGAGCLPPPAGSSSDGAGRLPTPTAHDARLLRQATTPAGVSDVKVAGNPCMTGGKGAHGTGRFIRHLWVKRALEVQLSGRMWPARQMPGRDRRCGTWWDQKLNCIPIEGHDFAQDTQEGGADQFVLIPDSDEEGGAKGSSLPGDNDEYVPEMEPQDVVMMNRITGPCANQGHQCLGTMLHEWRRLISDVENESGKVDVESAKVEMNNVKLEKESAKVEMDSVKLEKEEEDHVASFSDIETDDEACLFYDSVDLRGHSHVEDDFNE, encoded by the exons ATGGCCACGGGAGCCGGGAGCGCtgggtgccgccgcccgcctcctccggcgggctcctcctccggcggcgcagGGTGCCTGCCTCCTCCGGcgggctcctcctccgacgGCGCAGGGCGCCTACCTACTCCGACGGCGCacgacgcccgcctcctccggcagGCTACTACCCCTGCTGGGGTTTCTGATGTCAAGGTTGCTG GCAATCCTTGTATGACAGGTGGCAAGGGGGCACATGGGACTGGCCGGTTCATTCGTCACTTGTGGGTGAAGCGTGCCTTGGAGGTCCAATTGAGCGGTAGGATGTGGCCCGCTAGGCAGATGCCTGGCCGGGATCGTCGTTGTGGAACTTGGTGGGACCAGAAGCTGAACTGCATCCCCATCGAAGGACATGATTTTGCTCAAGATACACAGGAAGGGGGTGCAGATCAATTTGTTTTGATACCTGATTCGGATGAAGAAGGAGGTGCTAAGGGTTCATCTTTGCCTGGTGATAATGATGAGTATGTGCCTGAGATGGAGCCACAAGATGTTGTTATGATGAACAGAATTACTGGGCCGTGTGCCAACCAAGGTCATCAATGTTTGGG TACTATGCTTCATGAGTGGCGCCGGCTTATTTCTGATGTGGAGAATGAGAGTGGCAAGGTGGACGTGGAGAGTGCCAAGGTGGAGATGAACAATGTCAAGTTGGAGAAGGAGAGTGCCAAGGTGGAGATGGACAGTGTAAAGttggagaaagaggaggaggaccaTGTGGCCAGCTTCTCTGATATCGAAACTGATGATGAGGCATGCTTGTTCTATGATAGTGTGGACCTGCGAGGTCATTCACATGTGGAAGATGACTTTAATGAATAG